In Terriglobales bacterium, the following proteins share a genomic window:
- the rnc gene encoding ribonuclease III has translation MEQQEISVLEQVLGHRFRRLALLEQALTHSSHAHESETRTQPGAGIPDNEQFEFLGDAVLGFVTSQVLFERFPAFHEGQLSKMRAHLVSARHLVRVARELDLGRYLRLGRGEERSGGRTKTALLVDALEAVLAAMYLDSGLESPRRFIVEHILEPELQRLQREGGAVLPVTDHKSALQEFLQGSGRPQPLYSVIREQGPEHNKTFTVEVRVSMGSNGAGEYVTQGEGPTKKLAEQRAARQALEQLRTQPGAAGRAE, from the coding sequence ATGGAGCAGCAGGAAATCTCGGTGCTCGAGCAGGTCCTGGGACATCGTTTCCGGCGTCTCGCGCTGCTGGAGCAGGCCCTGACCCATAGCTCGCACGCCCACGAGTCGGAGACCCGCACCCAGCCGGGCGCCGGCATCCCCGACAACGAGCAGTTCGAGTTCCTGGGCGACGCCGTCCTCGGCTTCGTCACCAGCCAAGTGCTCTTCGAACGCTTCCCTGCCTTCCACGAAGGACAGCTTTCCAAGATGCGGGCTCACCTGGTGAGCGCGCGCCACTTGGTGCGCGTCGCCCGGGAGCTCGACCTGGGGCGCTACCTGCGTCTGGGACGCGGCGAGGAGCGCAGCGGCGGCCGCACCAAGACCGCCCTGCTGGTGGACGCCCTGGAGGCGGTGCTTGCCGCGATGTACCTGGACTCGGGCCTGGAGTCCCCGCGGCGCTTCATCGTCGAGCACATCCTCGAGCCCGAGCTCCAGCGCCTGCAGCGCGAAGGCGGCGCCGTCCTGCCGGTCACCGATCACAAGTCCGCTCTGCAGGAGTTCCTGCAGGGCAGCGGACGTCCCCAGCCGCTCTATTCCGTCATCAGAGAACAGGGGCCGGAGCACAACAAGACGTTCACCGTCGAAGTACGGGTGAGCATGGGCTCCAACGGCGCAGGCGAGTACGTGACCCAGGGAGAAGGACCCACCAAGAAACTGGCCGAGCAGCGTGCCGCCCGCCAGGCGCTCGAGCAACTCCGCACCCAGCCCGGCGCAGCGGGGCGTGCGGAATGA
- the lepB gene encoding signal peptidase I, with amino-acid sequence MSDVPPTFPAAEPAPAVSAPPEAAASAFTPSAETDLLGSLQSLSVTIVIAVFVITFLLQAFQIPSESMENTLLIGDYLLVDKVHYGHGGVWGKILPYRDIRRGDIIVFRYPVHPAQHFVKRVVGVPGDRVRLVNKRLVVNGLPLDENYVVYNSHGPDAYRDDFPSPDHAGGAVEARWWLEMRRYVRNGELLVPPGSYFVLGDNRDESLDSRYWGFVPRENIIGRPLIIYWSVRHPDADGVLSSDGTLSRFAYVLTHLSHITRWDRTFRIVK; translated from the coding sequence ATGAGCGACGTCCCCCCGACATTCCCTGCAGCCGAGCCCGCGCCTGCGGTTTCCGCTCCGCCGGAGGCCGCCGCATCGGCTTTCACGCCGTCGGCGGAAACCGATCTCCTGGGCTCGCTGCAGTCGCTGAGCGTCACCATCGTGATTGCCGTGTTCGTCATCACTTTCCTGCTGCAGGCTTTCCAGATCCCGTCCGAATCAATGGAGAACACCCTTCTCATCGGCGATTACCTGCTGGTGGACAAGGTGCATTACGGTCATGGCGGCGTCTGGGGAAAGATCCTGCCCTACCGCGACATCCGGCGTGGGGACATCATCGTATTCCGTTATCCCGTGCATCCCGCACAACATTTCGTGAAGCGGGTGGTGGGCGTGCCCGGCGACCGCGTCCGCCTGGTGAACAAGCGCCTCGTGGTGAACGGGCTGCCGCTCGATGAGAACTACGTCGTGTACAACAGCCACGGTCCCGATGCCTATCGCGACGACTTCCCCTCGCCCGACCACGCGGGCGGAGCGGTCGAGGCCCGCTGGTGGCTGGAAATGCGCCGCTACGTACGCAACGGCGAGCTCCTGGTGCCGCCCGGCTCCTACTTCGTGCTGGGCGACAATCGAGACGAGAGTCTCGACAGCCGCTACTGGGGGTTCGTGCCCCGCGAGAACATCATCGGACGCCCGCTGATCATCTACTGGTCGGTGCGCCATCCCGACGCCGACGGCGTGCTCTCCTCGGATGGTACACTGTCGCGTTTCGCGTACGTGCTGACCCACTTGTCGCACATCACCCGCTGGGATCGCACGTTCCGCATCGTGAAGTAG
- the lepB gene encoding signal peptidase I gives MPKIVAEPEKAKSKKKKPEETPAEFIQSLAGVLVTGLFIITFILQAFEIPSSSMENTLLIGDHVFVDRVVYAPPTRWVGPLLPYRGVKRNDIVVFLSPAEAGLFVVKRIIGVPGDRIHLQDGKLYVNGQPQNEPYVIRSRGDYNPYRDNFPSVPPNMATSITPGWHLLMRSQVQGGDLVVPPDSYFAMGDNRDISYDSRYWGFIPRENIIGRPMFIYWSFQTPPGQYQKTSMGERLAFIGKVVIHFFDQTRWRRMLKLVR, from the coding sequence TTGCCCAAGATCGTCGCAGAACCCGAGAAGGCGAAGTCCAAGAAAAAGAAACCGGAAGAGACGCCCGCGGAATTCATCCAGTCGCTGGCCGGCGTCCTGGTCACCGGCCTGTTCATCATCACCTTCATCCTGCAGGCCTTCGAGATTCCTTCCAGTTCCATGGAGAACACCCTGCTGATCGGCGACCACGTCTTCGTGGACCGGGTGGTGTACGCGCCGCCCACCCGCTGGGTGGGCCCGCTGTTGCCCTATCGTGGCGTCAAGCGTAACGACATCGTCGTCTTCCTGTCGCCCGCCGAAGCCGGGCTGTTCGTCGTCAAGCGCATCATCGGCGTCCCCGGCGACCGCATCCACCTGCAGGACGGCAAGCTGTACGTCAACGGCCAGCCGCAGAACGAGCCCTACGTCATCCGCAGCCGCGGCGATTACAACCCCTATCGCGACAACTTTCCCAGCGTGCCGCCCAACATGGCCACCAGCATCACCCCCGGGTGGCACCTGCTGATGCGCAGCCAGGTCCAGGGGGGCGACCTGGTGGTCCCGCCCGACAGCTACTTCGCCATGGGCGACAACCGCGACATAAGCTACGACAGCCGCTACTGGGGCTTCATCCCCCGCGAGAACATCATCGGCCGCCCCATGTTCATCTACTGGTCGTTCCAGACGCCCCCGGGGCAATATCAGAAGACCAGCATGGGGGAGCGGTTGGCCTTCATCGGCAAGGTGGTCATCCACTTCTTCGATCAGACGCGCTGGCGGCGGATGCTCAAGTTGGTGCGCTGA
- a CDS encoding AsmA family protein yields the protein MSVVPLPDIEGKDPVAPPRPPSRRGRVMLALLLTVLLALFVPPYVNLQRFRGTLESSIGGALGRRVTIGAVHLRLLPRPGFDFDNFTVYDDPSISNEPMLRADSVTASLRLASLWRGRLEIASLSLRDVSLNVVRAGDGSWNVESLLARASQVPSAPTALPRAEQRPRFPYVEADRGRINFKLGQEKKAFALMDAEFSLWLAQEDEWNLRLNARPVRTDFNLSDTGRLRLSGTFRRAASFRETPLDLRLTLERAQLGQLTILVYDRDRGWRGTANVTAQLSGTPAKLQLVLDAGVEDFRRYDIMSSGAYGLRARCTGTYSVDTTTLSDISCALPTGNGQVSLRGEVLRLFADRQYDISIATRDIAVQELVRFALHAKRDLPLDLVAEGNVDAAFTFDTKPDPSRLQSWIGGGSTNGLVLRSKTLGPPLELGQIRFNVEPAMNGKPRRGWPPTERPPLHLVLAPFVVDLGAHAPAIVRGVVTRADYALAVEGDADLVRLLNVAQGLGIPAPQREVTGSAHLDLEVRGAWAGFGAPLPIGSVQIRNATVNLAAANAPLRVSAALISLAPDGASVSNFNAAFEGVHSTVEGSVQIPRHCDFGPQCLVRFDLRADELSTDGLNRLFNPQLRKHAWYQFVGGSSEAGGWRKLRAEGHIAAGKLQLKSVIASRASAEVKLSDGRLELSNARADLLGGKHQGRWQADFTANPPSYSGTGTLDGVALAQVSAAMHDNWAAGTANLGYNANLAGWNASELGDSLAAKLDFQWRDGVLRHVALRGEPLRFSRLRGHAELDDGKLTFSAGSMETASGIYQLEGTASLARELDLKLAPKSGPAIVIGGSLQKPRVTGGPAPPRVALKR from the coding sequence ATGTCGGTCGTCCCACTGCCGGACATCGAGGGCAAAGACCCCGTTGCCCCGCCGCGTCCTCCCAGCCGGCGCGGGCGGGTGATGCTCGCCCTGCTGCTGACCGTCTTGCTCGCCCTCTTCGTGCCTCCCTACGTCAACCTCCAGCGTTTTCGCGGCACGCTGGAGAGCTCCATCGGAGGCGCGCTCGGACGCCGCGTGACCATCGGCGCAGTCCACCTTCGCCTGTTGCCGCGCCCCGGCTTCGACTTCGACAACTTCACCGTGTACGACGACCCCTCCATCAGCAACGAGCCCATGCTGAGAGCCGACAGCGTCACCGCGTCCTTGCGCCTGGCCTCGCTGTGGCGCGGAAGACTGGAGATCGCCAGCCTCAGCCTGCGCGACGTCAGCCTGAACGTGGTCCGCGCCGGTGACGGCAGCTGGAACGTCGAAAGTCTGCTGGCCCGCGCCTCCCAGGTCCCCAGCGCCCCCACCGCCCTGCCTCGCGCCGAGCAACGCCCGCGTTTCCCGTATGTCGAAGCCGACCGAGGCCGAATCAACTTCAAACTCGGCCAGGAGAAGAAGGCGTTCGCCCTGATGGACGCTGAGTTCTCTCTGTGGCTGGCGCAGGAAGACGAGTGGAACCTGCGGCTGAACGCCCGTCCGGTACGCACCGATTTCAATCTGAGTGACACCGGCCGGCTCCGTCTCAGCGGCACCTTCCGCCGCGCCGCCTCGTTCCGCGAGACCCCGCTCGATCTGCGTCTGACCCTGGAGCGTGCCCAGCTCGGCCAGCTCACCATCCTGGTGTACGACCGTGACCGCGGCTGGCGCGGCACGGCGAATGTCACCGCCCAATTGTCCGGCACGCCGGCGAAGCTGCAACTCGTACTCGACGCCGGCGTGGAAGACTTCCGCCGGTACGACATCATGAGCAGTGGCGCCTATGGCCTGCGCGCGCGCTGCACCGGCACCTATTCGGTGGATACCACCACGCTCTCCGACATCTCCTGCGCTCTGCCCACGGGCAACGGGCAGGTGAGCCTGCGCGGTGAAGTGCTTCGCCTGTTCGCGGACCGGCAATACGACATCAGCATCGCCACCCGGGACATCGCGGTCCAGGAGCTGGTCCGCTTCGCTCTGCATGCCAAGCGTGACCTCCCGCTCGACCTCGTTGCCGAGGGCAACGTAGACGCGGCGTTCACCTTCGACACCAAACCCGACCCCTCGCGCCTCCAGAGCTGGATCGGCGGCGGCAGCACCAATGGCCTAGTGCTGCGCTCCAAGACCCTGGGTCCGCCGCTTGAGCTGGGGCAGATCAGGTTCAACGTCGAGCCCGCAATGAACGGAAAACCGCGCCGCGGGTGGCCGCCGACCGAGCGCCCGCCGCTGCACCTGGTACTGGCGCCCTTCGTGGTGGATCTCGGGGCGCACGCGCCCGCCATTGTGCGGGGCGTCGTGACCCGCGCCGACTACGCCCTGGCGGTGGAAGGCGACGCCGACCTCGTGCGGCTGCTCAACGTCGCCCAGGGATTGGGGATTCCGGCGCCGCAGCGCGAGGTCACCGGCTCCGCCCACCTCGACCTGGAGGTCCGGGGCGCCTGGGCGGGCTTCGGAGCGCCCTTGCCCATCGGCTCCGTACAGATCAGGAATGCCACCGTGAACCTGGCGGCCGCCAACGCGCCGCTGCGCGTCTCTGCCGCTTTGATCTCGCTTGCGCCCGACGGGGCCTCTGTGAGCAACTTCAATGCGGCGTTCGAGGGCGTCCACAGCACGGTGGAGGGTTCGGTGCAGATCCCGCGTCACTGCGACTTCGGGCCGCAATGCCTGGTGCGCTTCGATCTGCGCGCTGACGAGCTTAGCACCGACGGTCTCAATCGCCTGTTCAACCCGCAGCTCCGCAAACACGCCTGGTACCAGTTCGTCGGCGGTTCGAGCGAAGCTGGAGGATGGCGCAAGCTGCGCGCCGAAGGACACATCGCCGCCGGGAAGTTGCAGCTCAAGTCCGTGATCGCCAGCCGCGCCTCGGCGGAGGTGAAGCTCTCCGACGGCCGCCTGGAGCTGAGCAACGCCCGGGCCGACCTCCTGGGCGGCAAGCACCAGGGACGCTGGCAGGCCGATTTCACCGCTAACCCGCCGTCGTACTCCGGCACAGGAACGCTTGACGGCGTTGCGCTGGCGCAAGTCTCCGCCGCCATGCACGACAACTGGGCCGCAGGCACGGCAAACCTCGGTTACAACGCCAACCTGGCGGGATGGAACGCGAGCGAACTGGGGGATTCGCTGGCCGCCAAGCTCGATTTCCAGTGGCGCGACGGAGTCCTGCGGCACGTCGCCCTGCGTGGCGAGCCCTTGCGCTTCTCCCGACTGCGCGGCCACGCCGAGCTCGACGATGGCAAGCTCACCTTCAGCGCCGGCAGCATGGAAACCGCTTCCGGCATCTATCAACTCGAGGGGACGGCTTCGCTGGCGCGCGAGCTCGACCTGAAGCTGGCGCCTAAGAGCGGCCCGGCCATCGTCATCGGTGGCAGCTTGCAGAAGCCGCGGGTCACCGGCGGGCCGGCGCCTCCGCGCGTCGCGTTGAAACGATGA
- a CDS encoding VTT domain-containing protein encodes MRDVLDFLIQHGYVVLFLWVFAEQAGLPLPAVPMLLGAGVLVGMDHMSAGWALLGSAIACLAADLLWYSLGKRRGAKVLNWLCRIALEPDSCVRRAEDVFGRYGSRTLLVSKFVPGLNVASTPMAGVVRMGLGRFLFFDFLGTLLWLFTFGAIGFAFSRQVEDVAAALAHLGHILLLLLLTAIGAYVYSRYRQRKAFLKELEVSRVTPEELNAELDCGENVFIVDLRHPLDFLAYPFTIGNALRMAPAELEQRHQEIPRDRDIVLYCT; translated from the coding sequence CCGAGCAGGCCGGGCTGCCGCTTCCCGCCGTTCCCATGCTCCTGGGCGCGGGAGTGCTGGTCGGCATGGACCACATGAGCGCCGGCTGGGCGCTGCTGGGCTCGGCGATCGCCTGCCTGGCCGCCGATCTGCTGTGGTACTCGCTGGGCAAGCGGCGCGGCGCCAAAGTGCTCAACTGGCTGTGCCGCATCGCGCTGGAACCGGATTCCTGCGTGCGCCGTGCAGAGGACGTCTTTGGTCGTTACGGCTCCCGCACCCTGCTGGTCTCCAAGTTCGTCCCCGGGCTGAATGTGGCCTCGACGCCGATGGCGGGCGTGGTGCGCATGGGGCTGGGGCGCTTCCTGTTCTTCGACTTCCTCGGGACCCTGCTCTGGCTGTTCACCTTCGGCGCCATTGGCTTCGCGTTCAGCCGCCAGGTGGAAGACGTCGCCGCCGCACTCGCCCACCTCGGGCATATCCTGCTCCTGCTGCTGCTGACGGCGATCGGGGCCTATGTCTATTCTCGCTATCGTCAGCGCAAAGCTTTCCTCAAGGAACTCGAGGTCAGCCGCGTCACGCCCGAGGAACTCAACGCCGAGCTGGACTGCGGCGAGAATGTGTTCATCGTGGACCTGCGCCACCCGCTGGATTTCCTGGCGTATCCCTTCACCATCGGCAACGCTCTGCGCATGGCGCCGGCGGAACTGGAGCAGCGCCACCAGGAGATCCCGCGCGACCGCGACATCGTCCTCTATTGCACTTGA